In Mycobacterium gallinarum, a single window of DNA contains:
- the phoU gene encoding phosphate signaling complex protein PhoU produces MRTAYHDQLDQLSAQLGDMCGLAGAAMERATQALLQADLVMAEQVISDHEQIVAMSTRAEEAAFVLLALQAPVAGDLRSIVTAIQIVADVDRMGALALHVAKIARRRHPQHALPEEVNGYFAEMGRVAVELGNSAQEVLVTRDPEKAARISEEDDAMDDLHRHLFTVLMDREWKYGVTAAVDVTLLSRFYERFADHAVEIARRVIFQATGNLPEEDQLASR; encoded by the coding sequence ATGCGAACCGCGTACCATGACCAGTTGGATCAGCTATCTGCGCAGCTCGGCGACATGTGCGGGCTGGCCGGCGCGGCGATGGAGCGTGCAACCCAAGCCCTGTTGCAGGCCGATCTCGTTATGGCCGAGCAGGTGATCAGCGACCATGAGCAAATCGTCGCGATGAGCACGCGCGCCGAGGAGGCCGCGTTCGTGCTGCTGGCGCTGCAGGCGCCGGTGGCAGGCGATCTGCGCTCTATTGTCACGGCGATCCAGATCGTCGCCGACGTCGATCGAATGGGCGCCCTGGCGCTGCACGTCGCCAAGATAGCCCGCCGCCGCCACCCCCAGCATGCGCTGCCCGAAGAGGTCAACGGCTACTTCGCCGAAATGGGCCGAGTGGCAGTCGAATTGGGTAATAGCGCTCAGGAGGTGCTCGTTACGCGCGATCCGGAGAAGGCAGCGCGGATCAGCGAAGAAGACGATGCGATGGATGATCTGCATCGCCACCTTTTCACCGTGCTGATGGACCGCGAGTGGAAATACGGCGTCACCGCCGCGGTCGATGTGACGCTGCTGTCCCGGTTTTACGAGCGCTTCGCCGATCACGCGGTCGAGATCGCCCGCCGGGTCATCTTCCAGGCCACCGGCAACCTCCCAGAAGAAGACCAGCTGGCGTCACGCTGA
- the pstB gene encoding phosphate ABC transporter ATP-binding protein PstB, with the protein MAKRLDLKDLNIYYGSFHAVADVGLSVTPRSVTAFIGPSGCGKSTVLRTLNRMHEVLPGARVEGSVLLDGEDIYAPGIDPVSVRKTIGMVFQRPNPFPTMSIRDNVVAGLKLQGVRNKKTLEEVAERSLKGANLWNEVKDRLDKPGGGLSGGQQQRLCIARAIAVQPDVLLMDEPCSALDPISTLAIEDLISELKQDYTIVIVTHNMQQAARVSDQTAFFNLEATGKPGRLIEIDVTEKIFSNPTQKATEDYISGRFG; encoded by the coding sequence ATGGCCAAGCGGCTGGATCTCAAAGACCTCAACATCTACTACGGTTCGTTCCACGCCGTCGCCGACGTGGGATTGTCCGTCACACCGCGTAGTGTCACCGCCTTCATCGGCCCGTCGGGCTGCGGAAAATCGACGGTGCTGCGCACTCTCAACCGCATGCACGAGGTCCTGCCCGGTGCCCGGGTCGAAGGCTCGGTGCTGCTGGACGGTGAGGACATCTACGCTCCGGGCATCGATCCCGTCAGCGTCCGCAAGACCATCGGCATGGTGTTCCAGCGTCCGAATCCGTTCCCCACCATGTCGATTCGCGACAATGTGGTGGCCGGTCTGAAGCTTCAGGGTGTGCGCAACAAGAAGACGCTCGAGGAGGTCGCCGAGCGCTCGCTCAAGGGTGCCAACCTCTGGAACGAGGTCAAGGACCGGCTGGACAAGCCGGGCGGCGGTCTGTCTGGCGGTCAGCAGCAGCGACTGTGCATCGCGCGCGCAATCGCAGTGCAGCCGGACGTGCTGCTCATGGACGAGCCATGCTCAGCGCTGGATCCGATTTCGACGCTGGCGATCGAGGATCTGATCTCAGAGCTCAAGCAGGACTACACAATCGTCATCGTGACGCACAACATGCAACAGGCCGCCCGCGTCAGTGACCAGACGGCATTCTTCAATCTCGAGGCCACCGGCAAGCCGGGTCGTCTCATCGAGATCGACGTGACCGAGAAGATCTTCTCCAATCCGACGCAGAAGGCGACCGAGGACTATATCTCCGGCCGCTTCGGTTAA